The genomic stretch AAacagaccttttggtttgtgtagatcctaGAATCATAAGATTAGTTGGTGAGGCTAGTTTGGTGAAggctattgaagaacacaaaacgacgatgaagatcgaagtcaggaaaacgatgaactacgaagattatgagtctacaatgtactcttggatattcgtagggactgtggggctgtgattcgtggtgtgtgggacggaagcgacttggagtttagcagtaggcgattgaacttctggtaagacgctgtccttaccaggagttggatcaacacaccctcgctgcaaatgagaagttgctatGTCATTGGTTGATGACTGTTTGAGaaggtagtgcgagcgcattttgcgatgatgtgcgggagaatgatgcttggagaaatagtcggccaaatttgtgaggccgggtcgccagtaaataataaactgtttttgctcgacgcggtctttaacccagtagaaactcatgtcaatggctttagaacgtcgttgcttgatggtttcgttggcaatgccGGAGGCACAAGCGTTATCGGTCTGAATAGGGGTAGGTGGCTGATTGTGGCCAAgctcgtcgagagtgacccggaaagcggtggcgtccttggcgttgtaaaagagggcaccgagttctgCTTTGGTGGCCAATGAaagaacaacggacatgatggaaCTATGCGTATGAATAGCACCATTATTGGGAGGGTCCGGAtcagtcggagcgggagcagcattgggatcttggggtcgactgctgaggaaaaaatgacctgcagcacgagaacgggctttcgactcagaaaggtaggaagcgtcactatgaatgtgtaaacacatgttgCTAGCCTGAAAACGTACTGTAGTGTTGgggtgagtggcacagtaATCAAGTAAATGTTTGGCGGCGtgaagggtcgcttgggttgcagttgactgtgccgaggccagagtgccgagagccacgagaatggtcgagtcgacagccctagcgtaataaagtagggttccgatgatttcttgtaggtgggtcttgtcggatgcattGAGAGGctcagtggtatcagggaCTGGTGTGAGTTGGGTTGTAACGCCATAAGTTGGAGGGGTCCAGGCGTAAGAGGGGGCAATTGTTGaaagcgggttagggcttggtcaatgtagtcgggcatggacatgtcgaggGTGCGTTGCTCATAATCCCAAGCAAGTGTAAGTCCGAGATaacgagtgccgtcccagtcaatggtgatggtgtaaAGTGATTGGAGAGTGTTGATAAGGTGCTGGGCGTGTTCGTTGCCAGTGTATTTCACTCCAAAGTTGTccacaactagggtaaactgAATAGGGTGCGTGATGTGTCAAAATAGGCCAGCGGTATGCTTTGTCTTAACGTAGCCATGGGcagcaaggtgttcaacTAGACGGTTGTGGGCAAGAATGCCGGCCtggggaaggccgtacatacctttgcgaatttcgacggtaacagagttgttgtgaatgagcGGAGCTAACTGGTAATGAGCCATGATGGTGGGAGGAATATCGGGAACCGGGATGCACATGTATTCGTACCAAGCCATGGGNNNNNNNNNNNNNNNNNNNNNNNNNNNNNNNNNNNNNNNNNNNNNNNNNNCACACCATGTTGCATTTGTTCCCAGCACAGGGATCAATTGGAAAAAACGAGGACCCTCTGCAAAGGTGGGGCCCGGCGGATTCAAATGAAGTAACCTGCAGAAAAGTTAGAGAATATCGCATAAAATTAAGGAAAAGTAGGCACAGAGAGATCAATAGGCCTACATAGCGTAAAAGAGTGGTGTTCCTTTTCTACCTACACACATAACGTTTCAGATACCGATGCTAGCTCCGGCATGATCATCCTTTTGTACGACCCGGCACAACTCGGGACAGGGACCAAGACCGCTCAACAATCTTTTCAGAGGACATACAAGACTTCCTGCACGTCACGGAGCCATTCCTTCCGACGGTGACAGAGCCCCAGAAAATCAAACGCGATAAGATTTTTGTGACGTCGATTTAACCATTTACGCGAGGTGTTTGTGATTAATAGAGCGAACTCATCGAAATGGAACCGGCGCACAGTAAGAAAGATCAAAAGTTGTTGGAGAGCAAAACCTTGATAAACCACAATTCCCAGACAAGCTTAGCCCTGTCAGAAAAGCTAAGGCTCTACAATGATTCTCGAAGTAACCTACCCACCGACTGTACATAGTTCATTCTCTCTACAAGAAAGGAGGCTGGTTATAGATTTGTATGAAATTTCTACATTCGAAATTCGTCTAGACATAGTATATAGAATTTGAAATTGGTTTTGAACATTCTTCTTAGGACACTTCCAGGAACCTGTCTTATCATTGGCATATATTGGTTCGTTTAAAATTTATGTATCGCCAAAAACATAGGTATTCGTTCTTCTTTCTAGCcaatcgtcctcgtcgttgtAAAATCCTATCGAACAGTAAATGATCGCGAGTTTTTTCGTCAGTTGTTCCTGGAGATCTCATACTTCGAAACAACAGCAGACAACCATCAATCAAGTGTGATGATCATGAGCTTGAGAAGCATTCCACCCAAAGGGAGGATCCAGAGTCTATTAGTGATAGCAATGGCCTTCACATTTGTTTTACAAGTGTACGTTAGCACAAACGAAATAGCGTTTGTTTACCAGCCAATACCTATGATTGGCACGCGGTTTACTGCGTCAGAGTCCCGTATAAAGACAGACGACACCTGGCGCGCTACTCGCAAGCATTCCAAGCAAGCAATAGAATACATTGCGTCGGAACCAGTTCCTCGACCTTCGATCGAAACTCTCGTTACTAGACAAAACGTTACGGGGGACGTTGCGTGGCTCCTAAATTTGGCCGTGGTGGGATTCCCCAAGTGCGGCACATCCTTCATGATGCGCTATCTCGGTCGACACGAAGAAATAGCCATGCTGACTGACGGTGAACACTGCGAGTTGTCGACGGGTACACAAGACTCTGTCCTTATCAAGGCCCTGATGGATGGGCTTCCCAGCGGTAAGATAGCGCGCGGCTTGAAATGTCCGCGCCAGTTGGAAAGCCCCAGGGCCATGCTGAGCCTCTCCCGGTACTTCCCGAACACAAAGATAATTGTTGGAGTCCGACATCCTGTCCTTTGGTAAGTAGTATGCTCGAATACAAGTATCGATATCCGGAAAGGGCTCTATCctgatttcttcttttgatgaAATTGGAACAGGTTTGAATCCTTCTACAACTGTAAGTGAATATGTGCTGAATCCTTCTTTCGGGACTGTCTTTGTACGATAACTCTCATCCAACATATTTGTAATCAGTTCGCCAGCAACGCACTTGGTTCAACCTGCTGCCAGCACAGGAACTGATTGGAAAATGTGCGGATTTGGGGCCCTTTGAAAACGTGGCTTCGGTCTGTACCGAAAGAGCCAACTTCCACGAGCCTTTGGCTCGCTTGGGAAAGACGAGCATGCAGAGCGCAGATGAGCAACAATACTTTTCGGCCGACGCGCAGAATGTTTCAGACAACGTTGATTTCTCCGACAAGAAGATCTTTTTGTACGACCTCGCCCAGCTCCAGGACAAGGACCAAGATCGTTCTCAACTGCTTCTACAAGACTTGCAGAACTTCCTGCAAGTCACAAAGCCCTTCCAGACGATGGTGGCAGAGCGACAACCAGTCTCAAACGTAACACGCATTGATATTTGTGACCCCGAGTACAACCGTTTACGCGAGGTACTTGTGGATACTGGAGTGAAGGCGTCGAGATGGATTCGGCGATTTTTTTTTCATGCCAAAGGTGTGACGGTGTCGTCTCCCAAATTTTTGGACCAGGTGTTGGCCAAGTgggaagaagatccgtgcGAAGAGCGCCGGGCCAAGAGCAATTCCGCCCTGTCCCCGCCGAATCGGACTACCTCGTAAAGTCATAGCAGTCTTGACTGTATGAACCTACGCAGCATTGTTTTTTGTGGTAGGTTGTAGAGATGGTGGTACGGAATGGTATTGCCTGTCGTTTCGCTTGAGTTTCTAACAAAAAAAGTACCGTACATCACGTCAGAGAAAAGTTTTCAAGTTAGCTTACTTATGAACTgtgactaacagtaagtaaaTTTACTATAGAGAGGATTCCACTTGTCCGTCTTTCCTTCGCTCCTCTCGAGTCGTCCGCAAAACAGATTCTACCGTCTGTTTCTGTACGGAAATGGATCGTGTCGGCAACCCAACGAGATAAACCGTTGGCGTTTTCCTCGCCTCATTGCGAGTACCAAACAAATAAACAAACAACAATCTCAATTGGCTACGCGTGGGAGATTGGGCACGGTTTTCCACACCTCCTCGTATTCATAGTCCGTAGTTAAGAGCGTTCGTTGGCTGCCAATCCAATACGACTCTCCTTACATAGCACCAGCAACAGCCACAACCGGAAACGATTGACACACAACAGCATGGCGGAACGTGAGGAACTCCAAAAGCGCTACGCGTACCATGCCATGTCCAACAAAGTAGAACAGGCCGATCGGTCGTCTCGACGGGTGCGGGGCAGCGAAGGCACTGGTGAGGTCGAAACCTTACGCGGACGGCGGGATATTGGACGCATGGGCGATCGGGTGGAGGAGGGACAACCGCCCCCGCCGCCGACGAAAAAAGCCAAACACGTACCTTCGGGACCCCCGTCCAGAAGGGTCGCTCACGGAAACGAGACTATTCTCGATTTGGGCAATCTCACCGGTTATCAGCCAACGACGGAACAAGCCAAGGCGGCGTACGAAAGTATTTTGACCATCATTGGCTCCAAGGCGTTGTTGGGGAATCAGGGACCGCAAGTGTTGCGGGACGCTGCCGAAGAAGTCCTCGCGACACTCAAGGATCCCAATCTACGGGATCCGGAACGTCACGAGACAATATCGGTCCTGCTCACGGGTAAGAGTCCGCGGTTATCCGGGGGACTTTCCACCGAACACTTCACGGCCTTGCTGCAGTACGGTAAACAATTGGATGACTACAATAAGGACCAACAGCTGAAGGATGATGACAAggtggacgacgaaatggGGGTCGCTGTGGTCTTCGACGAAtccgaagacgaagccaaCAAACATGACGACAGTGAGATCGATCAGAATGTGGTCGTTGACAcatcatcgtcctcttctgaagacgaggaggaggGCCCGGAAGCGGAGGAGGATTCCGAGGCGTTCCGAGACGTGGACGAGGAGATCATAGTCCAGGGCGCCGATGACGTAGGGGCCAAGAAGCAGAGTCGTGCAGGCGACCGCATATTGTCGGTACATGAGATTGACGCCCACTTTTTGCAGCGTCATTTGGCCAAGCACGTTGACGATGCGGACGAATCGGCCAAGCTGGCGGCACAGGTTATGGGAATTATCGATTTTCGTACCAACTCGGACATGCGGGAGTGCGAAAATCGACTGCTCGTACTCCTCGGCTTTGATCTTTTTGATACCATCAAGCTCATTCTCCGTAACCGTGTACGAGTTTGGGCATGCATTTCCATGAAACGCGCACAGTCGGACGAGGAACGTAAAGCAATCGAAGAAGCACTGGCGAACGAACCGACCGGTGAGGGGAAGTGTGTCTGGGAAGAGCTGCATTCCAAGGGAAGAGCCGAAAACTGGACGCGCGATCGTATGAAGGGCCTGGCGGATGCATTCAAGAGTGAAGCTACAGGGGATCTTACCAAAGCAATCGACTCGGTGGGAGTCAAgcaagaagacgacgagacTGCAATGCAGGTCGAAGTaaaagaagaagcaaacgagTTGGATCTTGACATTCTAGCATTCCCAGAGGGAAGCCACACAATGACTAATAAGAAGTGCGACCTTCCCGATACATCCTGGCGGGCCATGAAGAAAGGTTACGAAGAAGTCCATGTTCCTGCGGTCCGGAGTGTCATTCCCAAGGACGAGCGACTTATTCGTATCGACGAGCTTCCGTCTTGGACGCATGCCGCTTTtaaaggaatggaaaagctgAACCGGGTACAGTCCAAGTTGTGTGACGTAGCGTTGCGTTCCTCGGAAAATTTGCTACTGTGCGCCCCAACTGGTGCTGGAAAGACCAATGTGGCGTGTTTGACCATGATGAACATCCTGGGCCAGTATCGTCGAGACCGTCAAGTCGATGACGACCCCGACGCGAAGGACTCGTTTGACTTGAGCTCTTTCAAGATTGTGTACGTCGCACCCATGAAAGCGTTGGTGCAAGAAgttgtcaagaatttttcCGAAAGGCTTGAGGATTACGGAGTAACGGTCAGAGAGCTTTCGGGTGATAGCAGTTTGTCGAGACAGCAAATTTCTGAAACGCAGCTTCTAGTGACTACACCTGAGAAGTGGGACGTTGTTACGCGCCAA from Phaeodactylum tricornutum CCAP 1055/1 chromosome 12, whole genome shotgun sequence encodes the following:
- a CDS encoding predicted protein — translated: MAFTFVLQVYVSTNEIAFVYQPIPMIGTRFTASESRIKTDDTWRATRKHSKQAIEYIASEPVPRPSIETLVTRQNVTGDVAWLLNLAVVGFPKCGTSFMMRYLGRHEEIAMLTDGEHCELSTGTQDSVLIKALMDGLPSGKIARGLKCPRQLESPRAMLSLSRYFPNTKIIVGVRHPVLWFESFYNFRQQRTWFNLLPAQELIGKCADLGPFENVASVCTERANFHEPLARLGKTSMQSADEQQYFSADAQNVSDNVDFSDKKIFLYDLAQLQDKDQDRSQLLLQDLQNFLQVTKPFQTMVAERQPVSNVTRIDICDPEYNRLREVLVDTGVKASRWIRRFFFHAKGVTVSSPKFLDQVLAKWEEDPCEERRAKSNSALSPPNRTTS